A window from Synechococcus sp. RSCCF101 encodes these proteins:
- a CDS encoding S41 family peptidase: protein MSVGGGVLAVAVASPFLGAPSVASLITDSPKEVMDQAWQIVFRDYLDTNGNYDAGRWRTLRRDLLARSYGSPDESYEAIRGMLASLDDPYTRFLDPQEFKEMQIDTSGELTGVGIQLSLDKDTKELVVVSPIEGTPASRAGVQPKDVIVAIDGRSTKGMTTEDAVKLIRGKRGTTVTLSLRRRGSVMQVPLERDRIEIHAVNHQVNTTPDGRKVGYIRLKQFNANATKEMRAAIKELESQEVDGYVLDLRSNPGGLLMASVEIARQWLDEGTIVSTKTRDGIQDVKRANGRALTEAPVVILVNEGSASASEILSGALQDNDRAVLVGQKTFGKGLVQSVRSLSDGSGMTVTIAKYLTPDGNDIHKHGIRPDVPAEMTKKEIESLTVEDLGSSKDSQYRVAESTLVKQLRAAAGAATGFDPSSANLPAALGPAQR from the coding sequence ATGAGTGTGGGCGGCGGAGTCCTGGCTGTGGCCGTGGCCAGCCCGTTCCTGGGTGCTCCCAGCGTGGCCTCCCTGATCACCGACAGCCCGAAGGAGGTGATGGATCAGGCGTGGCAGATCGTCTTCCGCGACTACCTCGACACCAACGGCAATTACGACGCCGGCCGCTGGCGGACCCTGCGCCGCGACCTGCTGGCCCGCTCCTACGGCAGCCCCGATGAGTCCTACGAGGCCATCCGCGGCATGCTGGCCTCCCTGGACGATCCCTACACCCGTTTCCTGGATCCGCAGGAGTTCAAGGAGATGCAGATCGACACCTCCGGTGAACTCACCGGGGTGGGCATCCAGCTCTCTCTCGACAAGGACACCAAGGAGCTGGTGGTGGTCTCGCCGATCGAGGGCACCCCGGCCTCCCGCGCCGGCGTGCAGCCCAAGGACGTGATTGTGGCCATCGATGGCCGCAGCACCAAGGGCATGACCACCGAGGACGCGGTGAAGCTGATCCGGGGCAAGCGCGGCACCACGGTGACCCTCAGCCTGCGGCGCCGCGGCTCGGTGATGCAGGTGCCTCTCGAGCGGGACCGGATCGAGATCCACGCGGTGAACCATCAGGTGAACACCACGCCTGATGGCCGCAAGGTGGGCTACATCCGCCTGAAGCAGTTCAACGCCAACGCCACCAAGGAGATGCGGGCCGCCATCAAGGAGCTCGAATCCCAGGAGGTGGATGGCTATGTGCTCGACCTGCGCAGCAACCCTGGCGGTCTGCTGATGGCGAGCGTGGAGATCGCACGCCAGTGGCTCGACGAAGGCACGATCGTCTCCACCAAGACCCGCGATGGCATCCAGGATGTGAAGCGGGCCAACGGGCGCGCGCTGACCGAGGCTCCGGTCGTGATCCTGGTCAACGAGGGCTCCGCCAGCGCCAGCGAGATCCTTTCCGGCGCCCTGCAGGACAACGACCGGGCGGTGCTGGTGGGCCAGAAGACCTTCGGCAAGGGTCTGGTTCAGTCCGTGCGCAGCCTGTCGGACGGTTCCGGCATGACGGTCACCATCGCCAAGTACCTGACGCCGGACGGCAACGACATCCACAAGCACGGCATCCGGCCGGACGTTCCGGCCGAGATGACCAAGAAGGAGATCGAATCCCTCACGGTGGAGGATCTGGGCAGCTCCAAGGACAGCCAGTACCGCGTGGCTGAATCCACCCTGGTGAAGCAGCTGCGGGCCGCCGCCGGTGCGGCGACCGGCTTCGACCCCTCCAGCGCCAACCTGCCCGCTGCCCTCGGACCGGCTCAGCGGTAG
- a CDS encoding VOC family protein has product MPSTADQRGAAVACGWVLAAAQPAALAAFYARLLRVQATQGASERHWRLRLTSGALLQIYRPSRRRGDLPPADGRLAMVLTRESPPGAELERLEAWRLEAADLGADLSEAARREVFGAEAWIRDPEGNRVLLLVTPPGSVAASA; this is encoded by the coding sequence ATGCCCTCCACGGCGGATCAGCGGGGCGCAGCGGTGGCCTGCGGCTGGGTTCTGGCCGCGGCGCAGCCCGCTGCGCTGGCGGCGTTCTATGCCCGGCTCCTGCGGGTGCAGGCGACTCAGGGTGCCTCCGAGCGGCACTGGCGCCTGCGGCTCACCAGCGGAGCACTGCTGCAGATCTACAGGCCCTCGCGCCGCAGAGGGGACCTGCCTCCGGCCGATGGTCGCCTGGCGATGGTGCTGACCCGGGAGTCGCCGCCCGGGGCGGAGCTGGAGCGGCTGGAGGCCTGGCGACTTGAGGCGGCGGACCTGGGAGCGGACCTGAGCGAAGCGGCCCGGCGCGAGGTCTTCGGGGCGGAGGCCTGGATCCGGGACCCTGAGGGCAACCGCGTGCTGCTGCTGGTGACGCCGCCCGGCTCCGTGGCAGCCTCGGCCTGA
- a CDS encoding phosphonate ABC transporter ATP-binding protein, with protein sequence MSPVLELKAVGLAGRGQPRLDGISLTLQAGERVALIGASGAGKSSLLAVANGSLQPTRGVVRWFGEPAPRSRRRRRLQQRRIGTLWQDLRLVEALTVQQNLNCGCLGRWSPWRAVANLLGPVDTAAGREVLRRLDLDEGLLPLPVQRLSGGQRQRVAIGRLLRQQAELLLVDEPLAALDPPRARSVLALLMDLAGDGATLLLSLHRPDWLGGFDRVIGLEGGRCVLDADPASLAPAALERFYEAGVGEPAETA encoded by the coding sequence GTGAGCCCCGTTCTCGAGCTGAAGGCCGTCGGGCTGGCCGGTCGCGGCCAGCCCCGTCTCGATGGCATCAGCCTCACCCTGCAGGCGGGGGAGCGGGTGGCCCTGATCGGGGCCAGCGGCGCCGGCAAGAGCAGCCTGCTGGCGGTGGCCAACGGCTCACTGCAACCCACGCGGGGAGTGGTGCGCTGGTTCGGCGAACCGGCCCCGCGCTCCCGGCGGCGCCGGCGTCTGCAGCAGCGGCGCATCGGCACCCTCTGGCAGGACCTGCGCCTGGTCGAGGCACTGACGGTGCAGCAGAACCTCAACTGCGGCTGCCTCGGCCGCTGGTCGCCCTGGCGTGCGGTGGCCAACCTGCTCGGCCCTGTCGACACCGCGGCGGGGCGGGAGGTGCTGCGCCGGCTCGATCTGGATGAAGGCCTGCTGCCGCTGCCGGTGCAACGGCTCTCGGGTGGCCAGCGGCAACGGGTGGCCATCGGCCGGCTCCTGCGCCAGCAGGCGGAGCTGCTGCTGGTGGATGAACCTCTGGCGGCCCTCGATCCACCGCGGGCCCGCTCGGTGCTCGCCCTGCTGATGGATCTGGCCGGCGACGGGGCCACCCTGCTGCTGAGCCTGCACCGGCCCGACTGGCTCGGCGGATTCGATCGGGTGATCGGCCTGGAGGGGGGCCGCTGCGTGCTCGATGCCGATCCGGCCAGCCTCGCCCCCGCTGCGCTCGAGCGCTTCTACGAAGCCGGAGTCGGCGAACCGGCGGAAACGGCGTGA
- the ispG gene encoding (E)-4-hydroxy-3-methylbut-2-enyl-diphosphate synthase — protein MTGTLVPSERSDRELSQDPRFDTAIHRRPTRTVWAGEVPIGSQHPVVVQSMINEDTLDIEGSVAGIRRLADVGCEIVRVTTPSMAHARAMKEIRHRLRDQGCTVPLVADVHHNGIRIALEVAQHVDKVRINPGLFVFEKPDPGRDSFSEAEFAAIGARIQESFEPLVSTLKDQNKALRIGVNHGSLAERMLFTYGDTPRGMVESAMEFIRICDALDFHNIVVSMKASRAPVMLAAYRLMAHTMDRAGFHYPLHLGVTEAGDGDYGRIKSTAGIASLLAEGLGDTIRVSLTEAPEKEIPVCYSILQAMGLRKTMVEYVACPSCGRTLFNLEEVLHRVRSATAHLTGLDIAVMGCIVNGPGEMADADYGYVGKTPGVISLYRGRDEIRKVPEAEGVEALIALIKEDGRWVDP, from the coding sequence ATGACCGGAACCCTGGTCCCCAGCGAACGCTCCGACCGGGAGCTCTCCCAGGATCCGCGCTTCGACACCGCCATCCATCGCCGCCCCACCCGCACCGTCTGGGCCGGCGAGGTGCCGATCGGCAGCCAGCACCCGGTGGTGGTGCAGTCGATGATCAATGAGGACACCCTCGACATCGAGGGCTCGGTGGCGGGCATCCGTCGTCTGGCGGACGTGGGCTGCGAGATCGTGCGGGTCACGACCCCGTCGATGGCCCATGCCCGGGCGATGAAGGAGATCCGGCATCGCCTGCGGGATCAGGGCTGCACCGTTCCCCTGGTGGCCGATGTGCACCACAACGGCATCCGGATCGCGCTCGAGGTGGCGCAGCACGTCGACAAGGTGCGCATCAATCCCGGCCTGTTCGTGTTCGAGAAGCCCGATCCCGGCCGCGACTCCTTCAGCGAGGCGGAGTTCGCCGCCATCGGGGCGCGGATCCAGGAGAGCTTCGAGCCCCTGGTGAGCACGCTCAAGGATCAGAACAAGGCGCTGCGCATCGGCGTGAACCACGGCTCGCTGGCCGAGCGGATGCTGTTCACCTACGGCGACACGCCCCGGGGGATGGTGGAGTCGGCGATGGAGTTCATCCGCATCTGCGATGCGCTCGACTTCCACAACATCGTGGTGTCGATGAAGGCGTCGCGCGCCCCGGTGATGCTGGCCGCGTATCGGCTGATGGCTCACACCATGGACCGGGCCGGCTTCCACTACCCCCTGCATCTGGGGGTGACGGAGGCAGGTGATGGCGATTACGGCCGCATCAAGAGCACGGCCGGCATCGCCAGCCTGCTGGCCGAGGGCCTGGGCGACACGATCCGGGTGTCGCTCACGGAGGCGCCGGAGAAGGAGATCCCCGTCTGCTACAGCATCCTCCAGGCCATGGGCCTGCGCAAGACGATGGTGGAGTACGTGGCCTGCCCCAGCTGCGGACGCACCCTGTTCAATCTCGAGGAGGTGCTGCACAGGGTGCGCAGCGCCACGGCCCACCTCACCGGCCTCGACATCGCCGTAATGGGCTGCATCGTCAACGGTCCCGGAGAGATGGCCGATGCCGACTACGGCTACGTGGGCAAGACGCCGGGTGTGATCTCCCTCTACCGGGGCCGTGATGAAATCCGCAAGGTGCCCGAGGCCGAGGGGGTGGAGGCGCTGATCGCCCTGATCAAGGAGGACGGTCGCTGGGTGGACCCCTGA
- the mfd gene encoding transcription-repair coupling factor, whose protein sequence is MPLTALVRQLEQAALTGEVLERSRRSERLRLGGASRAGRALVSSALARLNGSPLLVVVPTLEEAGRWTGLLSLMGWQTAQLYPTSEGSPYEPFDPTSEICWGQLQVLADLLSPTGSGSSQSNGRSLAIVATERALQPHLPPPDQLRRRCLTLSRGDRVDLDELALTLTGLGYERVPTIEQEGTWSRRGDILDIFPVSAELPLRLELFGEEIEKVREFDPATQRSLDAVEAVRLTPTGFATLVADALRDTMPDGIETLLGEEATDQLLEGGTPEGMRRLMGLVWPEPASLLDYLPPDTLIACDERRHLLAHGEQWLRHVSDHHGDVIADLPPGAADLIRPVLHRPVQEALALAEAFAGFDLAELHESDSHSNALDLASRPVPAYPNQFGKLAGLVKGLLQEKSQVWLLSAQPSRAVALLEEHDCVCRFVPNPNDRPAIERLIEQRTPVALKTPGTSELEGLQLPAWRLALISDREFFGQHNLTATGYVRRRRRAASRTVDPNKMRPGDFVVHRNHGVGRYLKLEKLAISGETREYLVVQYADGTLRVAADQLGSLGRYRATSESPPELNRMGGTAWTRAKERARKAIRKVATDLVKLYAERHKAGGHAFPPDGPWQRELEESFPFDPTPDQLKATGDVKRDMERPQPMDRLVCGDVGFGKTEVAIRAIFKAVTAGRQVAMLAPTTVLAQQHWRTLSERFAPYPVKVALLNRFRTATERRTILDGLRDGVVDVVVGTHQLLGKATRFQQLGLLVVDEEQRFGVNQKEKIKVLRKDVDVLTLSATPIPRTLYMSLSGVREMSLITTPPPQRRPIRTHLAPLDEEAVRSAIRQELDRGGQVFYVVPRVEGIEEVAAGLRRMLPGLRLLVAHGQMAEGELESAMVAFNAGEADVMLCTTIIESGLDIPRVNTILVEDAQRFGLSQLYQLRGRVGRSGIQAHAWLFFPGNASLSEAARQRLRAIQEFAQLGSGYQLAMRDMEIRGVGNLLGVEQSGQMEAIGFDLYMEMLQECLAEMQGQDIPSVEETQVDLALTAFIPADWISDGDEKLAAYRAAADCDSPEALVELAAGWADRYGAIPAAAQALLQLMELKLLARRCGIARIRPEKPNIVLDTPMEEPAFRRLRQGLPQHLHGRLVYQAGSGSNAKVLARGLGVLPMDRQVEQLMEWLRAMAATLPGADGLSSTERENAVAQADSEVLRV, encoded by the coding sequence ATGCCCCTCACCGCCCTTGTGCGCCAGCTCGAGCAAGCGGCACTCACCGGTGAGGTGCTGGAGCGCAGCCGCCGCAGCGAGCGCCTGCGCCTCGGCGGCGCCTCCCGGGCCGGCCGGGCCCTGGTGAGCAGCGCCCTGGCCCGGCTGAACGGCTCGCCCCTGCTGGTGGTGGTGCCCACCCTCGAGGAGGCCGGCCGCTGGACGGGCCTGCTCAGCCTGATGGGCTGGCAGACGGCCCAGCTCTACCCCACCAGTGAGGGATCGCCCTACGAGCCCTTCGATCCCACCAGCGAGATCTGCTGGGGCCAGCTGCAGGTGCTGGCCGACCTGCTCAGCCCCACCGGCTCCGGTTCAAGCCAAAGCAATGGCCGGTCCCTGGCGATCGTGGCCACCGAGCGGGCCCTCCAGCCTCACCTGCCGCCACCCGACCAGCTGCGGCGCCGCTGCCTCACCCTCAGTCGCGGTGACCGCGTTGATCTCGATGAGCTGGCCCTGACCCTGACGGGTCTCGGCTACGAGCGGGTGCCCACGATCGAGCAGGAGGGCACCTGGAGCCGCCGCGGCGACATCCTCGACATCTTCCCGGTCAGCGCCGAACTGCCCCTGCGGCTGGAGCTCTTCGGGGAGGAGATCGAGAAGGTGCGGGAATTCGATCCCGCCACCCAGCGCTCACTCGATGCCGTGGAGGCCGTGCGGCTCACCCCCACCGGCTTCGCCACGCTCGTGGCCGATGCCCTGCGGGACACGATGCCCGATGGGATCGAGACCCTGCTGGGGGAGGAGGCGACCGACCAGCTGCTCGAGGGCGGCACACCCGAGGGCATGCGCCGGTTGATGGGCCTGGTCTGGCCGGAGCCCGCCAGCCTGCTCGATTACCTCCCGCCGGACACCCTGATCGCCTGCGATGAGCGGCGCCATCTCCTGGCCCACGGCGAGCAGTGGCTCCGCCACGTGAGCGACCACCACGGCGATGTGATCGCCGACCTCCCCCCCGGGGCGGCCGATCTGATCCGCCCCGTCCTGCACCGGCCCGTGCAGGAGGCGCTGGCCCTGGCCGAGGCCTTCGCCGGTTTCGATCTGGCCGAGCTGCACGAGAGCGACAGCCACTCCAACGCCCTCGATCTGGCCAGCCGGCCGGTGCCCGCCTACCCGAACCAGTTCGGCAAGCTCGCCGGCCTGGTGAAGGGCCTGCTGCAGGAGAAATCCCAGGTGTGGCTCCTCTCGGCCCAGCCCAGCCGGGCCGTGGCGCTGCTGGAGGAGCACGACTGCGTCTGCCGTTTCGTGCCCAACCCGAACGACCGACCGGCGATCGAGCGGCTGATCGAGCAGCGCACGCCGGTGGCGCTCAAGACGCCGGGCACCAGCGAGCTCGAGGGTCTGCAACTGCCCGCCTGGCGGCTGGCCCTGATCAGCGACCGGGAATTCTTCGGGCAGCACAACCTCACCGCCACGGGCTACGTGCGCCGGCGCCGCCGCGCCGCCAGCCGCACGGTGGACCCCAACAAGATGCGGCCCGGCGATTTCGTGGTGCACCGCAACCACGGCGTGGGCCGCTACCTGAAGCTCGAGAAGCTGGCCATCAGCGGCGAGACCCGCGAATACCTGGTGGTGCAGTACGCCGACGGCACTCTGCGGGTGGCCGCCGACCAGCTGGGCAGCCTGGGGCGCTACCGCGCCACCTCGGAGAGCCCGCCCGAGCTCAACCGCATGGGCGGCACCGCCTGGACCCGCGCCAAGGAGCGGGCCCGCAAGGCCATCCGCAAGGTGGCCACCGACCTGGTGAAGCTCTACGCCGAGCGCCACAAGGCCGGCGGGCACGCCTTCCCCCCCGACGGCCCCTGGCAGCGGGAGCTGGAGGAGTCCTTCCCCTTCGATCCCACACCTGATCAGCTCAAGGCCACCGGCGATGTCAAGCGCGACATGGAGCGCCCCCAGCCGATGGACCGACTGGTCTGCGGGGATGTGGGTTTCGGCAAGACCGAGGTGGCGATCCGCGCCATCTTCAAGGCGGTGACGGCCGGCCGTCAGGTGGCGATGCTGGCGCCCACCACCGTTCTGGCCCAGCAGCACTGGCGCACCCTCAGCGAACGCTTCGCCCCGTACCCGGTGAAGGTGGCGCTGCTCAACCGGTTCCGCACGGCCACGGAGCGGCGCACCATCCTCGATGGGCTGCGCGATGGCGTGGTGGATGTGGTGGTGGGCACCCACCAGCTGCTGGGCAAGGCCACCCGCTTCCAGCAGCTGGGTCTGCTGGTGGTGGATGAGGAGCAGCGCTTCGGCGTGAACCAGAAGGAGAAGATCAAGGTGCTGCGCAAGGACGTGGACGTGCTGACCCTCTCGGCCACGCCCATTCCCCGCACCCTCTACATGAGCCTCTCCGGCGTGCGGGAGATGAGCCTGATCACCACGCCGCCGCCGCAGCGGCGACCGATCCGCACCCACCTGGCGCCCCTGGATGAGGAGGCGGTGCGCAGCGCCATCCGCCAGGAGCTCGACCGTGGCGGCCAGGTGTTCTACGTGGTGCCCCGGGTGGAGGGCATCGAGGAGGTGGCGGCCGGCCTGCGCCGGATGCTGCCCGGCCTGCGGCTGCTGGTGGCCCACGGCCAGATGGCCGAAGGCGAGCTGGAGAGCGCCATGGTGGCCTTCAACGCCGGCGAGGCCGACGTGATGCTCTGCACCACCATCATCGAAAGCGGGCTCGACATCCCCCGCGTCAACACGATCCTGGTGGAGGACGCCCAGCGCTTCGGGCTCTCCCAGCTGTATCAGCTGCGCGGCCGGGTGGGCCGCAGCGGCATCCAGGCCCACGCCTGGCTTTTCTTTCCGGGCAATGCCTCCCTGTCGGAGGCGGCCCGCCAGCGCCTGCGGGCCATCCAGGAATTCGCCCAGCTCGGCAGCGGCTACCAGCTCGCCATGCGCGACATGGAGATCCGCGGCGTGGGCAACCTGCTGGGGGTGGAGCAGAGCGGCCAGATGGAGGCCATCGGCTTCGACCTCTACATGGAGATGCTGCAGGAGTGCCTGGCTGAGATGCAGGGGCAGGACATCCCCTCGGTGGAGGAGACCCAGGTGGATCTGGCCCTCACCGCCTTCATCCCGGCCGACTGGATCAGCGATGGCGACGAGAAGCTGGCCGCCTACCGGGCCGCGGCCGACTGCGACTCACCCGAAGCCCTGGTGGAACTGGCCGCCGGCTGGGCTGACCGCTACGGCGCCATCCCGGCGGCGGCCCAGGCGCTGCTGCAGCTGATGGAGCTCAAGCTGCTGGCCCGCCGCTGCGGCATCGCCCGCATCCGGCCCGAGAAACCGAACATCGTGCTCGACACGCCGATGGAGGAGCCCGCCTTCCGCCGCCTGCGCCAGGGTCTGCCCCAGCATCTGCACGGCCGGCTGGTGTATCAGGCCGGCAGCGGCAGCAACGCCAAGGTGCTGGCCCGCGGTCTGGGCGTGCTGCCGATGGACAGGCAGGTGGAGCAGCTGATGGAGTGGCTGCGGGCCATGGCCGCCACGCTGCCGGGCGCCGATGGCCTCAGCAGCACCGAGCGCGAGAACGCCGTCGCGCAGGCCGATTCCGAGGTGCTGCGGGTCTGA
- a CDS encoding putative selenate ABC transporter substrate-binding protein produces the protein MLWPASLLPWNPAALAAAAPAAQRSAAEQQGALHGAVAQGQLLRIGAIPDQNPEKLNRLYKLLADHLSRSLGGVPVRYVPVSDYTAAVSAFRTGQLDLVWFGGLTGVQARLQRPGARVLAQRDIDKDFRSVFIANSGSGLTPLSSQKDLTRLKGKRFTFGSESSTSGRLMPQHFLAQAGVTLKDFAGGAPGFSGSHDATLALVQSGAYQAGVLNEQVWLSNVRAGKVDADKVSVIWRTPGYPDYHWVAQPGLDKRFGDGFTVNLKEAILELDGSSSGERRILELFGAERFIPARAAEYRPIETVGREIGKIR, from the coding sequence CTGCTCTGGCCCGCCTCCCTCCTCCCCTGGAACCCCGCCGCTCTGGCCGCGGCAGCACCCGCCGCTCAGCGGTCCGCGGCTGAACAGCAGGGTGCCCTGCACGGGGCTGTGGCCCAGGGCCAGCTGCTGCGGATCGGGGCCATCCCCGATCAGAACCCCGAGAAACTCAACCGCCTCTACAAGCTGCTGGCCGACCATCTCAGCCGAAGCCTGGGTGGCGTGCCCGTGCGCTATGTGCCGGTGAGCGACTACACCGCCGCCGTGAGTGCCTTCCGTACCGGCCAGCTCGATCTGGTGTGGTTCGGAGGCCTCACCGGCGTTCAGGCCCGGCTGCAGCGGCCCGGGGCCAGAGTGCTTGCCCAGCGCGACATCGACAAGGACTTCCGCAGCGTCTTCATCGCCAACAGCGGCAGCGGTCTCACCCCGCTGAGCAGCCAGAAGGACCTGACCCGCCTGAAGGGCAAACGCTTCACGTTCGGATCGGAGAGCTCCACCTCCGGGCGGCTGATGCCCCAGCACTTCCTCGCTCAGGCCGGTGTGACCCTCAAGGACTTCGCCGGGGGAGCGCCCGGCTTCAGCGGCAGCCACGATGCCACCCTCGCCCTCGTCCAGAGCGGCGCCTATCAGGCCGGGGTGCTCAACGAGCAGGTCTGGCTCAGCAACGTCAGGGCGGGCAAGGTGGACGCCGACAAGGTGAGCGTGATCTGGCGCACACCCGGCTACCCCGACTACCACTGGGTGGCTCAGCCGGGGCTGGACAAGCGCTTCGGTGATGGCTTCACCGTCAACCTGAAGGAGGCGATCCTGGAGCTGGACGGCAGCAGCAGCGGCGAGCGGCGCATCCTCGAGCTCTTCGGCGCCGAGCGGTTCATCCCCGCCCGGGCGGCGGAATACCGGCCGATCGAGACGGTGGGCCGCGAGATCGGCAAGATCCGCTGA
- a CDS encoding pyridoxal phosphate-dependent aminotransferase: MSTLPLSLRARGLRPSPTLAITARAKQLRAEGQTICVLSAGEPDFDTPAFIRRAASEAMERGATRYGPAAGEPPLRQAIARKLSEENGIATEPAQVLVTNGGKQALFNLFQVLLDPGEEVLLPAPYWVSYPEMVRLAGGSVRLLPCEPGNGFLLEPEQLEAAIGPSTRALVINSPGNPTGTVLGRERLEAIAEVLRRHPRVVLICDEIYEHLLAEGERHHSLLALAPDLQERGFLVNGFAKSWAMTGWRIGYLSGPAHAIAASVALQSQSTSNVCTFAQYGALAALQGGREEMAAMVAAYNERRDLLSSGLQAIPGVSLQPPRGAFYAFPDISGFALSSLEFSRRLLEEQGLAVVPGEAFGDDRCIRLSCAAEPSAIRDGLERLGRFIDSLRNGALQAAAPSAMVSGMSSTRPSPQP, encoded by the coding sequence ATGTCGACGCTGCCTCTCTCGCTGCGGGCCCGCGGCCTCAGACCCTCCCCCACTCTGGCGATCACGGCACGGGCCAAGCAGCTCCGGGCCGAGGGTCAGACGATCTGCGTGCTCAGTGCCGGCGAGCCCGACTTCGACACCCCGGCCTTCATCCGGCGCGCGGCGAGCGAGGCGATGGAACGCGGCGCCACCCGCTACGGCCCCGCAGCGGGCGAGCCGCCGCTGCGGCAGGCGATCGCCAGGAAGCTGAGCGAGGAGAACGGCATCGCCACCGAGCCCGCCCAGGTGCTGGTCACCAACGGCGGCAAGCAAGCGCTGTTCAACCTGTTTCAGGTCCTTCTGGATCCGGGTGAGGAAGTGCTGCTGCCGGCTCCGTACTGGGTGAGCTACCCGGAGATGGTGCGGCTGGCCGGCGGCAGCGTCCGCCTGCTGCCCTGTGAGCCCGGCAACGGCTTCCTGCTCGAGCCGGAGCAACTGGAAGCGGCCATCGGGCCGTCCACCCGCGCCCTGGTGATCAACAGCCCCGGCAACCCCACCGGCACGGTGCTGGGCCGCGAACGACTCGAGGCCATCGCGGAGGTGCTGAGGCGGCATCCGCGGGTGGTGCTGATCTGCGATGAGATCTACGAGCACCTGCTCGCCGAGGGGGAGCGCCACCACAGCCTGCTGGCGCTGGCTCCGGATCTGCAGGAGCGGGGCTTCCTGGTGAACGGCTTCGCCAAGAGCTGGGCCATGACGGGCTGGCGGATCGGCTACCTCAGCGGGCCGGCCCATGCGATCGCGGCCTCTGTCGCCCTGCAGAGTCAGAGCACCAGCAACGTCTGCACCTTTGCCCAGTACGGAGCCCTGGCGGCCCTGCAGGGCGGCCGCGAGGAGATGGCGGCCATGGTGGCTGCCTACAACGAACGGCGCGACCTCCTGAGCAGCGGCCTGCAGGCGATCCCGGGTGTGTCACTGCAGCCCCCGCGCGGGGCCTTCTATGCCTTCCCGGACATCAGCGGCTTCGCTCTGAGTTCGCTGGAGTTCTCCCGCCGCCTGCTGGAGGAGCAGGGCCTGGCCGTGGTGCCGGGTGAGGCCTTCGGTGACGACCGCTGCATCCGCCTCTCCTGCGCGGCCGAGCCCTCCGCCATCCGCGACGGCCTGGAGCGGCTGGGCCGCTTCATCGACAGCCTGCGGAACGGGGCTCTGCAGGCAGCCGCACCCTCGGCCATGGTGAGCGGCATGTCGTCAACCCGTCCCTCCCCGCAGCCGTGA
- a CDS encoding uracil-DNA glycosylase family protein, which yields MEELTAQCRSCQRCGLAATRTRVVVARGNPEAPLMVIGEGPGAQEDETGLPFVGRAGQLLDRMLESVGLDSERDAYICNIVKCRPPGNRRPTPLEMEACRPWLQEQIRLVDPPVVLLAGATAMEGILGVKGGITRLRGQWREWEGRWLMPIFHPSYLLRNASRDRGSPKWLTWQDLQDVTRRLKQVRP from the coding sequence ATGGAGGAGCTGACGGCGCAGTGCCGGAGCTGCCAGCGCTGCGGCCTCGCCGCCACCCGCACCCGGGTGGTGGTGGCCCGGGGCAACCCGGAGGCGCCCCTGATGGTGATCGGTGAGGGCCCGGGAGCCCAGGAGGACGAAACCGGTCTGCCCTTCGTGGGCCGTGCCGGCCAGCTGCTGGACCGCATGCTGGAGAGCGTGGGGCTCGACAGCGAGCGCGACGCCTACATCTGCAACATCGTCAAGTGCCGGCCTCCCGGCAACCGCCGGCCCACGCCGCTGGAGATGGAGGCCTGCCGGCCCTGGCTGCAGGAGCAGATCCGGCTGGTGGATCCACCCGTGGTGCTGCTCGCCGGCGCCACGGCCATGGAGGGAATCCTGGGGGTGAAGGGCGGCATCACCCGATTGCGGGGCCAGTGGCGCGAGTGGGAGGGGCGCTGGCTGATGCCGATCTTTCACCCCTCCTACCTGCTCCGCAACGCCTCGCGGGACCGCGGTTCACCGAAGTGGCTCACCTGGCAGGACCTCCAGGACGTGACCCGCCGCCTGAAGCAGGTGCGGCCCTGA